One Planktothrix sp. FACHB-1365 genomic window carries:
- a CDS encoding DivIVA domain-containing protein yields the protein MLRQESTPRLEPEQNGLRVEPETPVSNSPGIDIQRELNRLEEMILDSPRIPLTRRTLVDEEQLLDQLDLIRLNLPSAFQESDIIVRHKDEILQEAEEYAQEIIDAAEQRAARILNEMGLIQQAKAEADQLRQQVQHECETLQQQTLSEIEQIRYRLQQELEEMRSRTLAECEEIQNGADDYADHVLGSIEQQLNEMMRVIRNGRQQIQGNHPTR from the coding sequence ATGTTACGCCAGGAATCAACTCCAAGACTAGAACCTGAACAAAATGGACTCCGTGTAGAACCTGAAACTCCGGTGAGTAATTCCCCTGGAATTGATATCCAACGGGAACTTAACCGACTGGAGGAAATGATTCTCGATAGTCCCAGAATTCCATTAACTCGACGCACTTTAGTCGATGAAGAACAATTACTCGATCAATTAGATTTAATTCGATTGAATTTACCGAGTGCTTTTCAAGAGTCAGATATTATCGTCCGTCATAAGGATGAAATTCTTCAAGAAGCGGAAGAATATGCTCAGGAAATTATCGATGCGGCTGAACAAAGAGCGGCTCGAATATTGAATGAGATGGGTTTAATTCAACAGGCAAAAGCTGAAGCGGATCAATTGCGTCAACAAGTTCAACACGAATGTGAGACGCTTCAACAACAAACTTTGTCTGAAATTGAACAAATTCGCTATCGTCTTCAACAGGAATTAGAAGAAATGCGATCGCGAACTCTGGCTGAATGTGAAGAAATTCAAAATGGTGCAGATGACTATGCAGATCACGTTTTAGGAAGTATCGAGCAACAGTTAAATGAAATGATGCGAGTGATTCGGAATGGTCGCCAACAAATCCAGGGAAATCACCCTACACGATAA